The Daucus carota subsp. sativus chromosome 9, DH1 v3.0, whole genome shotgun sequence genome window below encodes:
- the LOC135149602 gene encoding replication protein A 70 kDa DNA-binding subunit D-like, with amino-acid sequence MDMAINFFYKTKIEEAEDNKIIPQYKFEIHPFDKVQGLVGQIKNLIDVVGMVTSVGRLEKRTNGAEKLDVALTDSRNEKMIVTLWEDRAYQFQASLQNTGQSPIFVVITGLLAKKFSDKPSLSSTDATRTYFDIDYKPLKDLKNALHEASAKAGVGLLPPTNVQFVTADEKSVQQLHIKDVLDIEIPPEKDQVRGLCMATITEIMEGNGWLYNCCSKCARAVHPTEEKYFCVACNDDNITVSQRYRVVARIKDDTGTTTVTLFNKEAEQLIGAPIQRLINELTEGTNMEEIPPAVKNIVGKLCAFQIKINNYNITNGCEEYTVTRVSECSNAEAGGSDTVNAGHKDKRVRLE; translated from the exons ATGGACATGGCTATCAACTTCTTCTATAAGACCAAGATTGAAGAAGCAGAAGACAACAAAATCATTCCACAATACAAATTTGAGATCCATCCATTCGACAAGGTGCAAGGATTGGTGGGCCAAATCAAAAACCTTATAG ATGTAGTTGGTATGGTCACAAGCGTCGGGCGGCTGGAGAAAAGGACAAATGGAGCGGAGAAGCTGGATGTGGCTCTTACTGACAGCAG GAATGAGAAAATGATAGTGACATTGTGGGAAGACAGGGCATATCAATTCCAGGCGAGCCTCCAGAACACAGGCCAATCACCAATATTTGTTGTCATTACTGGCCTGCTAGCAAAGAAATTCTCAG ATAAGCCCTCTCTATCGAGCACTGATGCAACAAGAACCTATTTTGATATTGATTACAAACCACTCAAAGATTTGAAGAATGCACTACATGAAGCAAGTGCGAAAGCTGGCGTGGGGCTGTTACCTCCAACAAACGTTCAATTTGTAACCGCGGACGAAAAGAGCGTCCAACAACTCCATATTAAAGATGTCCTTGACATCGAGATCCCACCAGAAAAAGAT caagtGCGCGGTCTTTGCATGGCAACAATAACAGAAATAATGGAGGGAAACGGATGGCTATATAATTGCTGCTCAAAATGTGCCCGAGCTGTGCACCCAACCGAAGAAAAATATTTCTGCGTCGCTTGCAACGATGACAACATAACGGTTTCACAAAG GTATAGGGTGGTAGCTCGCATCAAGGATGACACTGGAACAACAACTGTGACGCTATTCAACAAAGAGGCAGAGCAGCTTATTGGGGCTCCAATTCAAAGGCTCATTAATGAACTAACCGAG GGAACAAACATGGAAGAAATCCCTCCTGCAGTAAAAAACATCGTTGGGAAGTTATGTGCATTCCAAATAAAGATCAACAACTACAATATAACAAATGGCTGTGAGGAGTATACCGTCACCCGCGTCTCAGAATGCTCAAATGCTGAGGCTGGCGGTTCTGACACTGTCAACGCTGGCCACAAGGACAAGAGGGTTAGGTTGGAGTGA